Proteins encoded together in one Janthinobacterium tructae window:
- the gspK gene encoding type II secretion system minor pseudopilin GspK encodes MKPFIRPSRQRGVAVITALLLTALAITVVASLFWQQQVQVRSMENQRLRLQTQWAMRGMVDFARFWLRQDNPSQTALDGVWATPIEEARLDDYVDREKVDTEKFDATVSGRALDAQARFNISNLVAATGGINPKQVLAYQRLLSNLRLDSGLAQATADAVLRAKPKPRAKDSGSDGKTPAAAPASGGSSEPVAFTQVEDLLAVPGYTPQMIEKLRDFVIILPELTPVNVNTAPAEVLAAVTMMSLSEASALTLSNPRKKFVDLANFKNNINAELIATVELDVKSRYFLTVIRVRLDRAALDAVALVNRKTDPQRTTSLVWLREN; translated from the coding sequence ATGAAGCCGTTTATCCGCCCCTCGCGCCAGCGCGGCGTGGCCGTCATCACGGCCTTGCTGCTGACGGCGCTGGCCATCACGGTTGTCGCCAGCCTGTTCTGGCAGCAGCAGGTGCAGGTGCGCTCGATGGAAAACCAGCGTTTGCGCCTGCAGACGCAGTGGGCCATGCGCGGCATGGTCGACTTCGCCCGCTTCTGGTTGCGCCAGGATAATCCCTCGCAGACGGCGCTGGACGGCGTGTGGGCCACGCCCATCGAGGAAGCGCGGCTCGACGATTACGTCGACCGCGAAAAGGTCGACACGGAAAAATTTGACGCCACCGTCTCGGGCCGCGCGCTCGATGCGCAGGCGCGGTTTAATATTAGCAACCTGGTCGCCGCCACGGGCGGCATCAATCCGAAGCAGGTGCTGGCCTATCAGCGCCTGCTGTCGAACCTGCGGCTCGATAGCGGCCTGGCGCAGGCGACGGCCGATGCCGTGCTGCGCGCGAAGCCGAAACCGCGCGCCAAGGACAGCGGCAGCGATGGCAAGACGCCCGCCGCCGCGCCCGCATCGGGCGGCAGCAGCGAGCCGGTGGCGTTCACGCAGGTCGAGGATTTGCTGGCCGTGCCCGGCTACACGCCGCAGATGATCGAGAAGTTGCGCGATTTCGTCATCATCTTGCCGGAACTCACGCCGGTCAACGTGAATACGGCCCCGGCCGAGGTGCTGGCGGCCGTGACGATGATGTCCTTGTCCGAGGCCAGCGCCCTGACCTTGAGCAATCCACGCAAAAAGTTTGTTGATTTGGCAAACTTCAAGAATAATATTAATGCCGAACTGATTGCTACCGTGGAACTCGACGTGAAGAGCCGCTATTTCCTGACTGTCATCCGCGTGCGGCTGGATCGCGCCGCCCTCGATGCCGTGGCGCTCGTCAATCGAAAAACGGATCCGCAGCGCACCACCAGCCTGGTCTGGTTGCGGGAAAATTAA